A window from Thermomonas aquatica encodes these proteins:
- a CDS encoding superoxide dismutase family protein: MTHAHVRGLSFAIACSLLAACASTPSAPAAKPAASAAQKAEVNLASASGSLVSGKLVIVPMGDGVHITGEVGGLKPGDVRGFHIHEKGDCSAADASSAGGHFNPGAQAHGRAGHGAHHAGDTDNIVADAKGVARIDAHVSGVTLGGGAANDIAGRAVIVHAAADDYTSQPTGNAGARVACGVISVVQ, from the coding sequence ATGACCCATGCACACGTACGCGGACTGAGTTTCGCGATCGCCTGTTCATTGCTCGCCGCCTGCGCAAGCACGCCATCGGCACCAGCAGCGAAGCCTGCGGCGAGCGCCGCGCAGAAGGCCGAGGTCAACCTCGCCTCCGCCTCCGGTTCGCTGGTCAGCGGCAAGCTGGTCATCGTGCCGATGGGCGACGGCGTGCACATCACCGGCGAAGTCGGCGGCCTCAAGCCGGGCGACGTGCGCGGCTTCCACATCCACGAGAAGGGCGATTGCAGCGCGGCCGATGCCAGCAGCGCCGGCGGCCACTTCAATCCCGGCGCGCAGGCGCACGGCCGCGCCGGCCACGGCGCGCACCATGCCGGCGATACCGACAACATCGTCGCCGATGCCAAGGGCGTGGCCAGGATCGATGCGCACGTCAGTGGCGTCACCCTCGGCGGCGGTGCGGCCAACGACATCGCCGGCCGCGCGGTGATCGTGCATGCGGCGGCAGACGACTACACCAGCCAGCCGACCGGCAATGCCGGCGCGCGGGTGGCGTGCGGGGTGATCAGCGTCGTGCAGTAG
- a CDS encoding YjfI family protein, translated as MKSVLQRSSTQHVRAFRERMREQGLVKKDVWIRPEHAAELAAIEKAMREARDPAESNPSEDVKGPGWTLPTIRHALAQTSAVRDGSIELETIEGAEPSLHLVMREYGELSIFIAVGGEQIIVEAFLWPLAQVRDPAAFNAHVLATHKLLPLSTIAIQSIAGVPSYTMFGSLDTHSSLANLMFEIETLAENVIQASDAYAPYLDAGTHG; from the coding sequence ATGAAATCTGTCCTGCAACGCTCTTCGACGCAGCACGTGCGTGCGTTCCGCGAGCGCATGCGGGAGCAGGGGCTGGTCAAGAAGGACGTCTGGATCCGCCCGGAGCACGCGGCCGAACTGGCCGCGATCGAAAAGGCGATGCGCGAGGCGCGCGACCCGGCCGAGTCCAACCCGTCCGAGGACGTCAAGGGCCCGGGCTGGACCCTGCCGACCATCCGCCATGCGCTGGCGCAGACCAGCGCGGTACGCGACGGATCGATCGAGCTGGAAACCATCGAAGGCGCCGAACCCAGCCTGCACCTGGTGATGCGCGAGTACGGCGAGCTGTCGATCTTCATCGCGGTCGGCGGCGAGCAGATCATCGTCGAGGCCTTCCTGTGGCCGCTGGCGCAGGTGCGCGATCCGGCCGCGTTCAACGCGCACGTGCTGGCCACCCACAAGCTGCTGCCGCTGTCGACCATCGCCATCCAGTCGATCGCCGGGGTGCCGAGCTACACCATGTTCGGTTCGCTGGACACCCATTCCAGCCTCGCCAACCTGATGTTCGAGATCGAGACGCTGGCGGAGAACGTGATCCAGGCCAGCGATGCCTATGCGCCCTACCTCGACGCGGGGACGCACGGATGA
- a CDS encoding flotillin family protein codes for MSMSLIAPFLIGLAVLLVLIFGLIGLFKAFYRKVEQGTALIVNDMSTTPKVHFTGALIIPVLYKAEEMQISLINLEIDRRGKEGLICKDNMRADIRVNFYLRVNEKAEDVLKVAKTVGAARASDKNAVDALFNAKFSEALKTVGKRFDFVDLFEKRQEFRDAIVDVIGKDLNGYVLEDVAIDYLEQTKKAELDPNNIMDAEGIRKITELTAAQNIQTNIFEQDEKLRITEKNVSAREALLAMERQQAEAEARQKREIAVITAREQAEAAKVGEEQRLISERARLEAEEQIKIREQEQLRQVEVAEQNRRRAVAIELERVERAAQMEKVTTDKEVQLQGVERDKAVEAGKMEVANTIRERTLVEQTVAVAQEKIKETREVSEADRAKQVTVLNAEADAQQVLVKEVKAAEAAETAAKHRANEMTLLAEAELVAAGKQAEAKKMLAEGVRAETAAPGLAEAQVQEATAAAIEKVGVAEARVIEAKADANYKQGNADARVLAEKLEAEASGAGKMGQAKADATKAMGEAEADAIGKKMSAEAEGLTGKFEAMGKMSADARAHEEFRMQLEAALKQALASLDAGKEVSRENAEVLATALQNANIELIGGDGGVFDALTKGVSIGKALDGITGQSQVLQQLLGKLAGIAPAKLPAPDDAEA; via the coding sequence ATGTCCATGTCCCTCATCGCGCCGTTCCTCATCGGCCTCGCCGTCCTGCTGGTGCTGATCTTCGGCCTGATCGGCCTGTTCAAGGCCTTCTACCGCAAGGTCGAGCAGGGCACCGCCCTGATCGTCAACGACATGAGCACCACGCCGAAGGTGCATTTCACCGGCGCGCTGATCATCCCGGTGCTCTACAAGGCCGAGGAAATGCAGATCAGCCTGATCAACCTGGAGATCGACCGCCGCGGCAAGGAAGGCCTGATCTGCAAGGACAACATGCGCGCCGACATCCGCGTCAACTTCTACCTGCGCGTGAATGAAAAGGCGGAAGACGTGCTGAAGGTGGCGAAGACCGTCGGCGCCGCCCGCGCCTCCGACAAGAACGCGGTCGATGCGCTGTTCAACGCCAAGTTCTCCGAGGCGCTGAAGACCGTCGGCAAGCGCTTCGACTTCGTCGACCTGTTCGAGAAGCGCCAGGAATTCCGCGACGCCATCGTCGACGTGATCGGCAAGGACCTCAACGGCTACGTGCTGGAGGACGTGGCGATCGACTACCTGGAGCAGACCAAGAAGGCCGAGCTCGACCCCAACAACATCATGGACGCCGAGGGCATCCGCAAGATCACCGAGCTGACCGCCGCGCAGAACATCCAGACCAACATCTTCGAGCAGGACGAGAAGCTGCGCATCACCGAGAAGAACGTGAGCGCGCGCGAAGCCCTGCTGGCGATGGAACGCCAGCAGGCCGAGGCCGAGGCGCGGCAGAAGCGCGAGATCGCGGTGATCACCGCGCGCGAACAGGCCGAGGCGGCCAAGGTCGGCGAAGAGCAGCGCCTGATCTCCGAGCGCGCGCGCCTGGAGGCGGAGGAGCAGATCAAGATCCGCGAGCAGGAGCAGCTGCGCCAGGTGGAAGTGGCCGAGCAGAACCGCCGCCGCGCGGTGGCCATCGAACTGGAGCGCGTCGAGCGCGCCGCGCAGATGGAGAAGGTCACCACCGACAAGGAAGTGCAGCTGCAGGGCGTGGAGCGCGACAAGGCGGTCGAGGCCGGCAAGATGGAAGTGGCCAACACCATCCGCGAACGCACCCTGGTCGAGCAGACCGTCGCCGTCGCCCAGGAGAAGATCAAGGAAACCCGCGAGGTCTCCGAGGCCGATCGCGCCAAGCAGGTCACCGTGCTCAACGCCGAGGCCGATGCGCAGCAGGTGCTGGTCAAGGAAGTGAAGGCGGCCGAGGCGGCGGAAACCGCGGCCAAGCACCGCGCCAACGAGATGACCCTGCTGGCCGAGGCCGAGCTGGTCGCCGCCGGCAAGCAGGCCGAGGCCAAGAAGATGCTGGCCGAAGGCGTGCGCGCGGAAACCGCCGCACCCGGCCTGGCCGAAGCGCAGGTGCAGGAAGCCACCGCCGCCGCGATCGAGAAGGTCGGCGTGGCCGAAGCGCGCGTGATCGAAGCCAAGGCCGACGCCAACTACAAGCAGGGCAACGCCGATGCGCGCGTGCTGGCCGAGAAGCTGGAAGCCGAAGCCTCCGGCGCCGGCAAGATGGGCCAGGCCAAGGCCGATGCCACCAAGGCGATGGGCGAGGCCGAGGCCGACGCGATCGGCAAGAAGATGTCGGCCGAGGCGGAGGGCCTGACCGGCAAGTTCGAGGCGATGGGCAAGATGTCGGCCGACGCGCGTGCGCACGAAGAATTCCGCATGCAGCTGGAAGCCGCGCTCAAGCAGGCGCTGGCCTCGCTCGACGCCGGCAAGGAAGTCTCGCGCGAGAACGCCGAGGTGCTGGCCACCGCGCTGCAGAACGCCAACATCGAACTGATCGGCGGCGACGGCGGCGTGTTCGATGCGCTGACCAAGGGCGTGTCGATCGGCAAGGCGCTGGACGGCATCACCGGCCAGAGCCAGGTGCTGCAGCAGTTGCTCGGCAAGCTGGCCGGGATCGCGCCGGCCAAGCTGCCGGCGCCGGACGACGCCGAAGCCTGA
- a CDS encoding DUF1449 family protein — translation MTEFYTTALTFPTLLYSILLAFCVVYWLLAATGLVDNDTIHGLLHHHDGLDGIHTHHHHDGAADNAGMIARLGLSGVPFMLILSVLVFFGWLITYFAQLLVLQYLPDSLRVLAGIGVLVAALLPGLVLTSLLLRPVARLIMKLRPPVPPSVLGKAGNVISPQVTETEGRAEFADGGAGLILQVRAPPGTTFHRGDRVVLLSFDEQSHAYAVIAESEFLSR, via the coding sequence ATGACCGAGTTCTATACCACCGCGCTGACCTTCCCCACGTTGCTGTACAGCATCCTGCTGGCGTTCTGCGTGGTGTACTGGCTGCTGGCCGCGACCGGACTGGTGGACAACGACACCATCCACGGCCTGCTGCACCACCACGACGGCCTCGACGGCATCCACACGCACCACCACCACGACGGCGCGGCCGACAACGCCGGCATGATCGCCAGGCTCGGCCTGTCCGGCGTGCCGTTCATGCTGATCCTCAGCGTGCTGGTGTTCTTCGGCTGGCTGATCACCTATTTCGCGCAGTTGCTGGTCCTGCAATACCTGCCGGATTCGCTGCGCGTGCTCGCCGGCATCGGCGTGCTGGTCGCGGCCCTGCTGCCCGGGCTGGTGCTGACCTCGCTGCTGCTGCGCCCGGTCGCCAGGTTGATCATGAAGCTGCGCCCGCCGGTGCCGCCGTCGGTGCTCGGCAAGGCCGGCAACGTGATCTCGCCGCAGGTCACCGAAACCGAAGGCCGCGCCGAATTCGCCGACGGCGGCGCCGGCCTGATCCTGCAGGTGCGCGCCCCGCCGGGCACCACCTTCCATCGCGGCGACCGCGTGGTGCTGCTGTCCTTCGACGAACAGTCCCACGCCTACGCCGTGATCGCCGAATCCGAGTTCCTTTCCCGCTGA
- a CDS encoding two-component system sensor histidine kinase NtrB: protein MPLDSPADALDELVTPLLRLDAAGAIVEANQAAGRWLGVGRRRLLGTPAAALERETTALARALQPSLEASLRLRRVALAFPGSDELRFADLWLAPRDAGGFWLEAHVVDEFPGEDPAQLLPSALSASLKGLAHELRNPLAGIKGAAQLLARRGDGDTRELTGLIEAEVERLAALVDRLLSPAPPRAFEPVNIHAVLERVLRLAESDAGWATRLVRDYDPSLPEFPGDADRLTQALWNLVRNAIEAGAGTVQLRTRVEHGARIFDAAHALALRLEIVDDGHGIPPELAEQVFLPLVSGRADGTGLGLALAQQVAREHRGSLAYRSRPGHTVFTLLLPIQYEAHGEQESVDG, encoded by the coding sequence ATGCCCCTCGATTCCCCCGCCGACGCCCTCGACGAGCTGGTCACCCCGTTGCTGCGGCTGGACGCGGCGGGCGCGATCGTCGAGGCCAACCAGGCCGCCGGACGCTGGCTCGGGGTCGGCCGCCGGCGCCTGCTGGGGACGCCGGCGGCCGCGCTGGAGCGCGAGACGACGGCGCTGGCGCGGGCGTTGCAGCCGTCGCTGGAGGCGTCGCTGCGCCTGCGCCGGGTGGCGCTGGCCTTCCCCGGCAGCGACGAGCTGCGCTTCGCCGACCTGTGGCTGGCCCCGCGCGACGCCGGCGGTTTCTGGCTGGAAGCGCATGTGGTCGACGAATTCCCCGGCGAGGATCCGGCGCAGCTGCTGCCGTCCGCGCTGAGCGCCTCGCTGAAAGGCCTCGCCCACGAGCTGCGCAATCCGTTGGCCGGGATCAAGGGCGCGGCGCAATTGCTGGCGCGGCGCGGCGATGGCGACACCCGTGAGCTGACCGGCCTGATCGAGGCCGAAGTGGAGCGACTGGCCGCGCTGGTCGACCGCCTGCTGTCGCCGGCGCCGCCGCGCGCGTTCGAGCCGGTCAACATCCATGCGGTGCTGGAGCGCGTGCTGCGGCTGGCGGAAAGCGACGCCGGTTGGGCGACCAGGCTGGTGCGCGATTACGACCCGTCGTTGCCGGAATTCCCGGGCGATGCGGATCGCCTGACCCAGGCGCTGTGGAACCTGGTGCGCAATGCGATCGAAGCCGGCGCCGGCACGGTGCAGCTGCGCACCCGGGTCGAGCACGGCGCGCGCATCTTCGACGCCGCGCATGCGCTGGCGTTGCGGCTGGAGATCGTCGACGACGGCCACGGCATCCCGCCGGAACTGGCCGAGCAGGTGTTCCTGCCGCTGGTGAGCGGCCGCGCCGACGGCACCGGGCTTGGCCTCGCGCTCGCGCAGCAGGTGGCGCGCGAGCATCGCGGCTCGCTGGCGTATCGGTCGCGCCCCGGCCACACCGTGTTCACCCTGCTGCTGCCGATCCAGTACGAAGCGCACGGCGAACAGGAATCCGTCGATGGCTGA
- a CDS encoding PspA/IM30 family protein yields the protein MTFPWRKLFQSIQDDIEGLGDAVFGDRAERLLDDEIRGVDELLHNTRNDHAAAKARRIDAQQHAQRLKAEIRAAEAEVEAQLKRRRSTAARDAAGDVVRLQSQLAEMQADATEMDAQEAKFAQLQSQLEHRLRRLKHQLDTHRATASLQRAQAAVARRQPGDAPYPEPAPASAQRMRRPARAGAHATQADAARPDTARNDDPVAEVIDRIARRIKPKPSTSTPSTEQARRR from the coding sequence ATGACATTCCCCTGGCGCAAATTGTTCCAGTCGATCCAGGACGATATCGAGGGCCTCGGCGATGCCGTGTTCGGCGACCGCGCCGAGCGCCTGCTGGACGACGAGATCCGCGGCGTGGACGAACTGCTGCACAACACGCGCAACGACCATGCGGCGGCGAAGGCGCGGCGGATCGATGCGCAGCAGCATGCGCAACGGCTGAAGGCGGAGATCCGCGCGGCCGAAGCCGAGGTCGAAGCGCAACTGAAGCGCCGCCGCAGCACCGCCGCGCGCGATGCCGCCGGCGACGTGGTGCGCCTGCAATCGCAGCTTGCCGAGATGCAGGCCGACGCCACCGAGATGGACGCGCAGGAGGCGAAGTTCGCCCAGCTGCAGTCGCAGCTGGAGCATCGCCTGCGCCGGCTCAAGCACCAGCTCGACACCCATCGCGCAACCGCCAGCCTGCAGCGCGCGCAGGCCGCGGTGGCGCGCCGGCAACCGGGCGATGCGCCCTATCCGGAACCCGCGCCGGCATCGGCGCAGCGCATGCGCCGCCCCGCCCGCGCCGGCGCGCATGCAACGCAGGCGGATGCCGCGCGTCCGGATACCGCCCGCAACGACGATCCGGTGGCCGAGGTGATCGACCGCATCGCCCGCCGCATCAAGCCCAAGCCTTCCACCAGCACGCCCAGCACCGAACAGGCCCGCCGCCGATGA
- a CDS encoding ECF-type sigma factor, whose product MHAERRTVEPAPPTEVTRLLARARAGDPQAMGAAYSAVYDELKRAARLQLRRMNDAYQTTALVHEAYLKLGGAQLAAQDRNHLLALSARAMRQVLVDDARARKADKRGGGQDALTLGALAGAGEAAAVEVLKLDELLESLHRLDERAARIVELRYFGGYTETEVAGMLDISESTLRRDWRRARAFLMKEMAA is encoded by the coding sequence ATGCATGCCGAGCGACGCACGGTGGAACCCGCGCCCCCGACCGAAGTGACCCGCCTGCTGGCGCGCGCGCGCGCCGGCGACCCGCAGGCGATGGGTGCGGCCTATTCGGCCGTGTACGACGAACTCAAGCGCGCCGCGCGGCTGCAGCTGCGGCGCATGAACGATGCCTACCAGACCACCGCGCTGGTGCACGAGGCCTACCTCAAGCTGGGCGGCGCGCAGCTGGCGGCGCAGGATCGCAACCACCTGCTGGCGCTGTCGGCGCGGGCGATGCGCCAGGTGCTGGTCGACGACGCGCGCGCGCGCAAGGCCGACAAGCGCGGCGGCGGCCAGGACGCGCTGACCCTGGGCGCACTCGCCGGTGCCGGCGAGGCCGCGGCGGTGGAAGTGCTGAAGCTGGACGAACTGCTGGAATCGCTGCACCGGCTCGACGAGCGCGCCGCGCGGATCGTCGAGCTGCGCTACTTCGGCGGTTACACCGAAACGGAAGTCGCCGGCATGCTCGACATCAGCGAGAGCACGCTGCGCCGCGACTGGCGGCGCGCCCGCGCGTTCCTGATGAAGGAGATGGCGGCATGA
- the ntrC gene encoding nitrogen regulation protein NR(I), producing the protein MAEPARIWVVDDDRAVRFVLATALRDAGFEVTAFAAAAEALDTLQRERAPALVVTDVRMPGDSGLQLLDKLKAAHPDLPVIVMSAHTDVASTAGAFRGGAHEFLSKPFDLDEAVALVRRALPQREARNALALDASVDADASSLIGEAPAMRALFRAIGRLAQAPLSVLVTGETGTGKELVARALHRESPRSSRPFVALNTAAIPAELLESELFGHEAGAFTGAHKRHIGRFEQADGGTLFLDEIGDMPASLQTRLLRVLAEGEFFRVGGRELIRVDVRVIAATHQPLEALVEQGRFRADLLHRLDVVRLPLPPLRERREDIPQLAARFLANAAQRLQLPAKKLSSAALERLRAHDWPGNVRELENLCWRLAALAPGATIGIADLDGAMPATRTTSGEAAPWQQALATWARAQLDAGVEDLHAAARRDFDHVLLQAALDHSEGHRGDAAHKLGLGRNTVTRKLGPSRKRR; encoded by the coding sequence ATGGCTGAGCCCGCACGCATCTGGGTGGTGGACGACGATCGCGCGGTGCGTTTCGTGCTGGCGACCGCGTTGCGCGATGCCGGGTTCGAGGTGACCGCGTTCGCCGCCGCCGCCGAAGCGCTCGACACCCTGCAACGCGAGCGTGCGCCCGCACTGGTCGTCACCGACGTGCGCATGCCCGGCGACAGCGGCCTGCAACTGCTCGACAAGCTGAAGGCCGCGCATCCCGATCTTCCGGTGATCGTGATGTCCGCGCATACCGACGTCGCCAGCACCGCCGGCGCGTTCCGTGGCGGTGCGCACGAATTCCTGTCCAAGCCGTTCGACCTCGACGAAGCGGTGGCGCTGGTGCGGCGCGCGCTGCCGCAACGCGAAGCGCGCAATGCATTGGCGTTGGATGCCAGCGTCGACGCCGATGCATCCTCCCTGATCGGCGAAGCCCCGGCGATGCGCGCGCTGTTCCGCGCGATCGGTCGGTTGGCGCAGGCGCCGCTGTCGGTGCTGGTCACCGGCGAAACCGGCACCGGCAAGGAACTCGTCGCACGTGCACTGCATCGCGAATCGCCGCGTTCATCGCGCCCGTTCGTCGCCCTCAACACCGCGGCGATTCCCGCGGAACTGCTGGAATCCGAACTCTTCGGCCACGAGGCCGGCGCCTTCACCGGCGCCCACAAGCGCCACATCGGCCGCTTCGAACAGGCGGACGGCGGCACCCTGTTCCTCGACGAGATCGGCGACATGCCGGCCTCGCTGCAGACGCGCCTGCTGCGGGTGCTGGCCGAAGGCGAGTTCTTCCGCGTCGGCGGGCGCGAGCTGATCCGGGTCGACGTGCGCGTCATCGCCGCCACCCACCAACCGCTGGAAGCGCTGGTCGAACAGGGCCGCTTCCGCGCCGACCTGCTGCATCGCCTCGACGTGGTGCGGCTGCCGCTGCCGCCGCTGCGCGAACGCCGCGAGGACATCCCGCAGCTGGCCGCGCGCTTCCTCGCCAATGCCGCGCAACGCCTGCAACTGCCGGCGAAGAAACTGTCGAGCGCCGCGCTGGAACGCCTGCGCGCGCACGACTGGCCGGGCAACGTGCGCGAACTGGAGAACCTGTGCTGGCGGCTGGCCGCGCTGGCGCCGGGCGCGACCATCGGCATCGCCGACCTCGACGGGGCGATGCCGGCCACGCGCACGACATCGGGCGAAGCCGCGCCCTGGCAGCAGGCGCTGGCGACGTGGGCGCGCGCGCAACTCGATGCCGGCGTCGAAGACCTGCATGCCGCCGCGCGCCGCGATTTCGATCACGTGCTGTTACAGGCGGCGCTGGATCATAGCGAGGGCCATCGCGGCGATGCCGCGCACAAGCTCGGCCTGGGCCGCAACACGGTGACGCGCAAGTTGGGGCCCTCGCGCAAGCGGCGCTGA
- a CDS encoding serine/threonine-protein kinase, whose amino-acid sequence MNDTALERQRRAMAAFDAVVELDGAAREQRLRELCGDDAALLGDVRAMLAADAREGQPFRGDAAAWGDALARDASDAAAHDPMLGRSIGAWKVVGVIGRGGMGAVYAVERGDGAYAQQAALKLIRASADSQAARERFLRERQILAGLQHPNIATLLDGGFSAEGEPYFVMERIDGVPIDRWCDERRLGLRERIVLFLQVLDAVRYAHRNLVVHRDLKPSNLLVDAEGRVKLLDFGIAKQLEGGDVTATHDRALTFEYASPEQLHDAPITTATDLWQLGVILHRLLSGAHPFGLTRDTPVASQLQQLEREPEPLTRAAAQASPELAAQRGGMSPAALAHALRGNLAAIVQACLRRDPEQRYASADALANDLKAWLDDRPIAAVPLSRGERAQLWLRRNRLLAASIGAVAIALIAGTGIALWQANEAREQARIAQRESESARASLQFLTDTLAAASPEQAMSKDVSVRQLLDQARLQLDRKSLPPAVKQPVQRMLGRLYTSLGEPKIAAPLLEQGLRGVAPSGREEALALAGDLDEYSSALGLLERGKESLAAAQRAAALRNRFAPGDPVQQLHIHDQLGFAQYRNGNEKQAEQEWLQVLALARTLKNPPRDVVINSSQTLSSMLSFNGDYKRALEIVDQGIAFADRSGVPADSPLRINLLRSRAEALLKLGDAQGAEPVIRRAIALQEKTTSASGNHMAVLQNALGMALNDLGRYREALAAIAAGEAMGNNATADTIERAISLSNRASVYESAGDYPMAVRLGQQALAKLDTAGIAADSQQHRMMERNYVRSLGLSGQRQAALARMQALRERARKLDGEDSAEYALTTWQLVVMSRHMHDPARGLPLLAEARLRWAKLVPEAHPVFLHALRAEAAFARDSGDFAHAETAEREAIRRLEAGGALPVDMACARAELAAILSDRGDKAAARALLEQALPVLRETLLPQETSRADAEALAQQLGLH is encoded by the coding sequence ATGAACGACACCGCCCTCGAACGCCAGCGGCGCGCGATGGCCGCGTTCGACGCCGTGGTCGAACTCGACGGCGCGGCGCGCGAACAACGCCTGCGCGAACTGTGCGGCGACGACGCGGCGCTGCTCGGGGACGTCCGCGCGATGCTGGCCGCGGACGCGCGCGAAGGCCAGCCGTTCCGCGGCGATGCCGCGGCCTGGGGCGATGCGCTGGCACGCGACGCCAGCGATGCGGCGGCGCACGACCCGATGCTCGGCCGCAGCATCGGCGCCTGGAAGGTCGTCGGGGTGATCGGCCGCGGCGGCATGGGCGCGGTGTACGCGGTCGAACGCGGCGACGGCGCCTATGCGCAGCAGGCCGCGCTCAAGCTGATCCGCGCCAGCGCGGATTCGCAGGCCGCGCGCGAGCGCTTCCTGCGCGAGCGGCAGATCCTGGCCGGGCTGCAACACCCGAACATCGCCACCCTGCTGGACGGCGGCTTCAGCGCCGAGGGCGAGCCCTATTTCGTGATGGAACGCATCGACGGCGTGCCGATCGACCGCTGGTGCGACGAACGCAGGCTCGGCCTGCGCGAGCGCATCGTGCTGTTCCTGCAGGTGCTCGACGCGGTGCGCTACGCGCATCGCAACCTGGTGGTGCACCGCGACCTGAAGCCGTCCAACCTGCTGGTCGATGCCGAAGGCCGGGTCAAACTGCTCGATTTCGGCATCGCCAAGCAGTTGGAGGGCGGCGATGTCACCGCCACCCACGACCGCGCACTGACCTTCGAATACGCCAGCCCGGAACAGCTGCACGACGCGCCGATCACCACCGCCACCGACCTGTGGCAGCTGGGGGTGATCCTGCATCGGCTGCTGTCCGGCGCGCATCCGTTCGGCCTGACCCGCGACACCCCGGTGGCCAGCCAGCTGCAACAGCTGGAACGCGAACCGGAACCGCTGACCCGCGCCGCCGCGCAGGCCAGCCCGGAACTGGCCGCGCAGCGCGGCGGCATGAGTCCGGCCGCGCTGGCGCACGCGTTGCGCGGCAACCTCGCCGCCATCGTGCAGGCCTGCCTGCGCCGCGACCCGGAACAGCGTTACGCCTCCGCCGATGCGCTGGCCAACGACCTCAAGGCATGGCTGGACGACCGTCCGATCGCCGCCGTGCCGCTGTCGCGCGGCGAACGGGCGCAGCTGTGGTTGCGGCGCAACCGGCTGCTGGCGGCGTCGATCGGCGCGGTGGCGATCGCCTTGATTGCGGGCACCGGCATCGCGCTGTGGCAGGCGAACGAGGCGCGCGAACAGGCGCGCATCGCCCAGCGCGAGAGTGAAAGCGCACGGGCATCGTTGCAATTCCTCACCGACACGCTCGCCGCCGCATCGCCGGAGCAGGCGATGAGCAAGGACGTCAGCGTGCGCCAGTTGCTGGACCAGGCGCGGCTCCAGCTCGACCGGAAATCGCTGCCGCCGGCGGTGAAGCAGCCCGTGCAGCGCATGCTGGGACGGCTGTACACCTCGCTGGGCGAACCCAAGATCGCCGCGCCGCTGCTTGAACAAGGGCTGCGCGGCGTGGCGCCCTCCGGGCGCGAGGAGGCATTGGCGCTGGCCGGGGACCTGGACGAGTACTCCAGTGCGCTGGGCCTGCTGGAGCGTGGCAAGGAATCCTTGGCGGCGGCGCAGCGCGCGGCAGCCTTGCGCAACCGCTTCGCGCCCGGCGATCCGGTGCAGCAACTGCACATCCACGACCAGCTCGGTTTCGCGCAATACCGCAACGGCAACGAGAAGCAGGCAGAGCAGGAATGGCTGCAGGTGCTCGCGCTGGCGCGCACGCTGAAGAACCCGCCGCGCGACGTGGTGATCAACAGCAGCCAGACCTTGTCCTCGATGCTGTCGTTCAACGGCGACTACAAGCGCGCGCTCGAGATCGTCGACCAGGGCATCGCCTTCGCCGACCGCAGCGGCGTTCCCGCCGATTCGCCGCTGCGCATCAACCTGCTGCGATCGCGCGCGGAAGCCCTGCTCAAGCTGGGCGATGCCCAAGGCGCGGAACCGGTGATCCGGCGCGCGATCGCCCTGCAGGAAAAGACCACCAGCGCCAGCGGCAACCACATGGCGGTATTGCAGAACGCGCTCGGCATGGCGCTCAACGACCTGGGCCGTTACCGCGAGGCCCTGGCAGCGATAGCGGCCGGCGAGGCGATGGGAAACAACGCGACGGCAGACACCATCGAACGGGCGATTTCACTCAGCAACCGCGCCAGCGTGTACGAAAGCGCCGGCGACTACCCGATGGCGGTCCGTCTTGGCCAGCAGGCGCTGGCGAAGCTGGATACCGCGGGCATTGCCGCGGACAGCCAGCAACACCGGATGATGGAACGCAATTACGTGCGCAGCCTGGGACTGTCCGGGCAGCGGCAAGCGGCGTTGGCGCGCATGCAGGCCCTGCGCGAACGCGCCCGCAAGCTGGACGGCGAGGACTCCGCGGAATATGCGTTGACCACCTGGCAGCTGGTGGTGATGAGCCGGCACATGCACGACCCGGCGCGCGGCCTGCCCTTGCTGGCAGAGGCGCGCCTGCGTTGGGCCAAGCTGGTGCCGGAAGCGCATCCCGTGTTCTTGCATGCGTTGCGCGCGGAAGCCGCGTTCGCCCGCGACAGCGGCGACTTTGCGCACGCCGAAACCGCAGAACGCGAGGCCATCCGCAGGTTGGAAGCAGGCGGCGCGTTGCCGGTCGACATGGCCTGTGCCCGCGCCGAGCTGGCGGCGATCCTGTCCGACCGTGGCGACAAGGCCGCAGCACGCGCGCTGCTGGAACAGGCCCTGCCGGTCCTGCGCGAGACCCTATTGCCGCAGGAAACCAGCCGCGCCGACGCCGAAGCCTTGGCGCAGCAGCTCGGCCTGCACTGA